In Carassius gibelio isolate Cgi1373 ecotype wild population from Czech Republic chromosome B2, carGib1.2-hapl.c, whole genome shotgun sequence, a single genomic region encodes these proteins:
- the wu:fi34b01 gene encoding uncharacterized protein wu:fi34b01 isoform X9, with the protein MVSWKIWGRLLIMQSSFTCITLINCISLLQFSGTEKTNNEGSEDFSEGQLLSDHKGYFVPLADVSDNTGVSGQLLSSSEAAWDAMSPKLRCGNDLVKLQLSGPEVANVELCRGNGDPVPLTQLPPHCGHTALDYAGLLYATPYDGCGVAQQGEHYVLQIQWQGNSAVISCPMTSTTANETFLGPHPPKFLNILLPPFSPDTQSPEAPPMPQLSDTETQKPPPPGYPQVYPQGFWPFPHYLYPGRVYSIAKQTGKLVTTPQTPTEEPQPPKYPQVSWPYPGYPSGDQKHGPASGSKTESDAPAEKPYPLKYPPGSWPHPGYPSGDQKPGPASGSKTESDAPAEKPYPLKYPPGSWPHPGYPSGDQKPGPASGSKTESDAPAEKPYPPKYPQGSWHYPGYPSGDQKPGPVSGSKTESDAPVDKPYPPKYPPGSWHYPGYPSGDQKPGPASGSKTESDAPAEKPYPLKYPPGSWHYPGYPSGDQKPGPASGSKTESDAPAEKPYPPKYPQGSWHYPGYPSGDQKPGPVSGSKTESNAPVDKPYPPKYPPGSWHYPGYPSGDQKPGPASGSKTESDAPAEKPYPLKYPPGSWPHPGYPSGDQKPGPASGSKTESDAPAEKPYPLKYPPGSWPHPGYPSGDQRPGPASGSKTESDAPVDKPYPLKYPPESWPRPGYPSGDQKPGPASGSKTESDAPAEKPYPPKYPQGSWHYPGYPSGDQKPGPASGSKTESDAPVDKPYPLKYPPGSWPRPGYPSGDQKPGPASGSKTESDAPAEKPYPLKYPPGSWPRPGYPSGDQKPGPASGSKTESGAPAEKPYPLKYPPGFWPHPGYSYDPVRPKPIDKPASAIPTAPQSGLPAATQILHPSEYPGRLFPPYSAYPDYHLYLQKFFPRYPVMPLKTPTAPSITPTPRLCPTTVAVECKPNAN; encoded by the exons ATGGTATCTTGGAAAATATGGGGAAGGTTGTTAATTATGCAGAGTTCTTTCACGTGCATTACTTTAATAAACTGCATTAGTCTGCTACAGTTTTCTGGAACGGAAAAAACGAACAATGAAGGTAGCGAAGATTTTTCAGAAGGACAACTTCTGTCTGACCACAAGGGATATTTTGTGCCTTTAGCTGATGTCAGTGACAACACCGGAGTTTCAG GGCAGCTACTCAGTTCTTCTGAAGCAGCCTGGGATGCCATGTCTCCAAAGTTGAGGTGTGGTAACGATCTTGTGAAGTTGCAACTCAGTGGTCCAGAAGTAGCAAATGTTGAACTCTGTCGAG GTAATGGGGATCCTGTTCCACTCACTCAGTTGCCACCTCACTGTGGACACACTGCACTTGATTATGCAGGTCTGCTCTATGCTACTCCTTATGATGGATGTGGTGTTGCACAACAG GGAGAGCATTATGTGTTGCAGATACAGTGGCAGGGGAACTCTGCAGTCATTTCTTGTCCTATGACCTCTACCACTGCAAATGAAACCTTCCTGGGACCGCATCCTCCTAAATTTCTGAACATTCTTCTGCCTCCCTTCTCTCCTGATACACAAAGTCCAGAAGCACCTCCAATGCCACAACTGTCTGATACTGAAACCCAGAAACCACCACCTCCTGGTTACCCTCAAGTGTATCCGCAAGGGTTTTGGCCTTTCCCTCATTATCTTTATCCTGGAAGGGTTTATTCTATAGCCAAGCAAACTGGGAAACTTGTTACAACTCCCCAAACACCAACTGAAGAGCCTCAGCCTCCCAAATACCCCCAGGTGTCTTGGCCTTATCCTGGTTACCCTTCTGGTGACCAGAAACATGGTCCAGCCTCTGGCTCTAAAACTGAATCCGATGCACCAGCTGAAAAGCCTTATCCTCTCAAATACCCCCCCGGGTCTTGGCCTCATCCTGGTTACCCTTCTGGTGACCAGAAAC CTGGTCCAGCCTCTGGCTCTAAAACTGAATCCGATGCACCAGCTGAAAAGCCTTATCCTCTCAAATACCCCCCTGGGTCTTGGCCTCATCCTGGTTACCCTTCTGGTGACCAGAAAC CTGGTCCAGCCTCTGGCTCTAAAACTGAATCTGATGCACCAGCTGAAAAGCCTTATCCTCCCAAATACCCCCAGGGGTCTTGGCATTATCCTGGTTACCCTTCTGGTGACCAGAAACCTGGTCCAGTCTCTGGCTCTAAAACTGAATCCGATGCACCAGTGGATAAGCCTTATCCTCCCAAATACCCCCCCGGGTCTTGGCATTATCCTGGTTACCCTTCTGGTGACCAGAAACCTGGTCCAGCCTCTGGCTCTAAAACTGAATCTGATGCACCAGCTGAAAAGCCTTATCCTCTCAAATACCCCCCCGGGTCTTGGCATTATCCTGGTTACCCTTCTGGTGACCAGAAAC CTGGTCCAGCCTCTGGCTCTAAAACTGAATCTGATGCACCAGCTGAAAAGCCTTATCCTCCCAAATACCCCCAGGGGTCTTGGCATTATCCTGGTTACCCTTCTGGTGACCAGAAACCTGGTCCAGTCTCTGGCTCTAAAACTGAATCCAATGCACCAGTGGATAAGCCTTATCCTCCCAAATACCCCCCCGGGTCTTGGCATTATCCTGGTTACCCTTCTGGTGACCAGAAAC CTGGTCCAGCCTCTGGCTCTAAAACTGAATCCGATGCACCAGCTGAAAAGCCTTATCCTCTCAAATACCCCCCTGGGTCTTGGCCTCATCCTGGTTACCCTTCTGGTGACCAGAAACCTGGTCCAGCTTCTGGCTCTAAAACCGAATCCGATGCACCAGCTGAAAAGCCTTATCCTCTCAAATACCCTCCCGGGTCTTGGCCTCATCCTGGTTACCCTTCTGGGGACCAGAGACCTGGTCCAGCCTCTGGCTctaaaactgaatcggatgcacCAGTGGATAAGCCTTATCCTCTCAAATACCCTCCCGAGTCTTGGCCTCGTCCTGGTTACCCTTCTGGTGACCAGAAACCTGGTCCAGCCTCTGGCTCTAAAACTGAATCTGATGCACCAGCTGAAAAGCCTTATCCTCCCAAATACCCCCAGGGGTCTTGGCATTATCCTGGTTACCCTTCTGGTGACCAGAAACCTGGTCCAGCCTCTGGCTctaaaactgaatcggatgcacCAGTGGATAAGCCTTATCCTCTCAAATACCCTCCCGGGTCTTGGCCTCGTCCTGGTTACCCTTCTGGTGACCAGAAACCTGGTCCAGCCTCTGGCTCTAAAACTGAATCTGATGCACCAGCTGAAAAGCCTTATCCTCTCAAATACCCTCCCGGGTCTTGGCCTCGTCCTGGTTACCCTTCTGGTGACCAGAAACCTGGTCCAGCCTCTGGCTCTAAAACCGAATCCGGCGCACCAGCTGAAAAGCCTTATCCTCTCAAATACCCCCCTGGGTTTTGGCCTCATCCTGGTTACTCTTATGACCCTGTCAGGCCAAAGCCCATAGATAAACCAGCTTCAGCCATCCCCACTGCTCCCCAATCAGGCTTGCCAGCAGCAACCCAGATTCTGCACCCCTCAGAATACCCTGGACGTCTGTTCCCTCCGTATAGTGCTTACCCTGATTATCATCTTTATTTGCAAAAGTTTTTTCCACGATACCCAGTCATGCCTCTCAAAACGCCTACAGCGCCATCTATAACCCCCACTCCTCGACTCTGTCCTACAACTGTAGCTGTTGAATGCAAACCCAATGCCAACTAG
- the wu:fi34b01 gene encoding basic proline-rich protein isoform X30, with translation MVSWKIWGRLLIMQSSFTCITLINCISLLQFSGTEKTNNEGSEDFSEGQLLSDHKGYFVPLADVSDNTGVSGQLLSSSEAAWDAMSPKLRCGNDLVKLQLSGPEVANVELCRGNGDPVPLTQLPPHCGHTALDYAGLLYATPYDGCGVAQQGEHYVLQIQWQGNSAVISCPMTSTTANETFLGPHPPKFLNILLPPFSPDTQSPEAPPMPQLSDTETQKPPPPGYPQVYPQGFWPFPHYLYPGRVYSIAKQTGKLVTTPQTPTEEPQPPKYPQVSWPYPGYPSGDQKHGPASGSKTESDAPAEKPYPLKYPPGSWPHPGYPSGDQKPGPASGSKTESDAPAEKPYPLKYPPGSWHYPGYPSGDQKPGPASGSKTESDAPAEKPYPLKYPPGSWHYPGYPSGDQKPGPASGSKTESDAPAEKPYPPKYPQGSWHYPGYPSGDQKPGPVSGSKTESNAPVDKPYPPKYPPGSWHYPGYPSGDQKPGPASGSKTESDAPAEKPYPLKYPPGSWPHPGYPSGDQKPGPASGSKTESDAPAEKPYPLKYPPGSWPHPGYPSGDQRPGPASGSKTESDAPVDKPYPLKYPPESWPRPGYPSGDQKPGPASGSKTESDAPAEKPYPPKYPQGSWHYPGYPSGDQKPGPASGSKTESDAPVDKPYPLKYPPGSWPRPGYPSGDQKPGPASGSKTESDAPAEKPYPLKYPPGSWPRPGYPSGDQKPGPASGSKTESGAPAEKPYPLKYPPGFWPHPGYSYDPVRPKPIDKPASAIPTAPQSGLPAATQILHPSEYPGRLFPPYSAYPDYHLYLQKFFPRYPVMPLKTPTAPSITPTPRLCPTTVAVECKPNAN, from the exons ATGGTATCTTGGAAAATATGGGGAAGGTTGTTAATTATGCAGAGTTCTTTCACGTGCATTACTTTAATAAACTGCATTAGTCTGCTACAGTTTTCTGGAACGGAAAAAACGAACAATGAAGGTAGCGAAGATTTTTCAGAAGGACAACTTCTGTCTGACCACAAGGGATATTTTGTGCCTTTAGCTGATGTCAGTGACAACACCGGAGTTTCAG GGCAGCTACTCAGTTCTTCTGAAGCAGCCTGGGATGCCATGTCTCCAAAGTTGAGGTGTGGTAACGATCTTGTGAAGTTGCAACTCAGTGGTCCAGAAGTAGCAAATGTTGAACTCTGTCGAG GTAATGGGGATCCTGTTCCACTCACTCAGTTGCCACCTCACTGTGGACACACTGCACTTGATTATGCAGGTCTGCTCTATGCTACTCCTTATGATGGATGTGGTGTTGCACAACAG GGAGAGCATTATGTGTTGCAGATACAGTGGCAGGGGAACTCTGCAGTCATTTCTTGTCCTATGACCTCTACCACTGCAAATGAAACCTTCCTGGGACCGCATCCTCCTAAATTTCTGAACATTCTTCTGCCTCCCTTCTCTCCTGATACACAAAGTCCAGAAGCACCTCCAATGCCACAACTGTCTGATACTGAAACCCAGAAACCACCACCTCCTGGTTACCCTCAAGTGTATCCGCAAGGGTTTTGGCCTTTCCCTCATTATCTTTATCCTGGAAGGGTTTATTCTATAGCCAAGCAAACTGGGAAACTTGTTACAACTCCCCAAACACCAACTGAAGAGCCTCAGCCTCCCAAATACCCCCAGGTGTCTTGGCCTTATCCTGGTTACCCTTCTGGTGACCAGAAACATGGTCCAGCCTCTGGCTCTAAAACTGAATCCGATGCACCAGCTGAAAAGCCTTATCCTCTCAAATACCCCCCCGGGTCTTGGCCTCATCCTGGTTACCCTTCTGGTGACCAGAAAC CTGGTCCAGCCTCTGGCTCTAAAACTGAATCTGATGCACCAGCTGAAAAGCCTTATCCTCTCAAATACCCCCCCGGGTCTTGGCATTATCCTGGTTACCCTTCTGGTGACCAGAAAC CTGGTCCAGCCTCTGGCTCTAAAACTGAATCTGATGCACCAGCTGAAAAGCCTTATCCTCTCAAATACCCCCCCGGGTCTTGGCATTATCCTGGTTACCCTTCTGGTGACCAGAAAC CTGGTCCAGCCTCTGGCTCTAAAACTGAATCTGATGCACCAGCTGAAAAGCCTTATCCTCCCAAATACCCCCAGGGGTCTTGGCATTATCCTGGTTACCCTTCTGGTGACCAGAAACCTGGTCCAGTCTCTGGCTCTAAAACTGAATCCAATGCACCAGTGGATAAGCCTTATCCTCCCAAATACCCCCCCGGGTCTTGGCATTATCCTGGTTACCCTTCTGGTGACCAGAAAC CTGGTCCAGCCTCTGGCTCTAAAACTGAATCCGATGCACCAGCTGAAAAGCCTTATCCTCTCAAATACCCCCCTGGGTCTTGGCCTCATCCTGGTTACCCTTCTGGTGACCAGAAACCTGGTCCAGCTTCTGGCTCTAAAACCGAATCCGATGCACCAGCTGAAAAGCCTTATCCTCTCAAATACCCTCCCGGGTCTTGGCCTCATCCTGGTTACCCTTCTGGGGACCAGAGACCTGGTCCAGCCTCTGGCTctaaaactgaatcggatgcacCAGTGGATAAGCCTTATCCTCTCAAATACCCTCCCGAGTCTTGGCCTCGTCCTGGTTACCCTTCTGGTGACCAGAAACCTGGTCCAGCCTCTGGCTCTAAAACTGAATCTGATGCACCAGCTGAAAAGCCTTATCCTCCCAAATACCCCCAGGGGTCTTGGCATTATCCTGGTTACCCTTCTGGTGACCAGAAACCTGGTCCAGCCTCTGGCTctaaaactgaatcggatgcacCAGTGGATAAGCCTTATCCTCTCAAATACCCTCCCGGGTCTTGGCCTCGTCCTGGTTACCCTTCTGGTGACCAGAAACCTGGTCCAGCCTCTGGCTCTAAAACTGAATCTGATGCACCAGCTGAAAAGCCTTATCCTCTCAAATACCCTCCCGGGTCTTGGCCTCGTCCTGGTTACCCTTCTGGTGACCAGAAACCTGGTCCAGCCTCTGGCTCTAAAACCGAATCCGGCGCACCAGCTGAAAAGCCTTATCCTCTCAAATACCCCCCTGGGTTTTGGCCTCATCCTGGTTACTCTTATGACCCTGTCAGGCCAAAGCCCATAGATAAACCAGCTTCAGCCATCCCCACTGCTCCCCAATCAGGCTTGCCAGCAGCAACCCAGATTCTGCACCCCTCAGAATACCCTGGACGTCTGTTCCCTCCGTATAGTGCTTACCCTGATTATCATCTTTATTTGCAAAAGTTTTTTCCACGATACCCAGTCATGCCTCTCAAAACGCCTACAGCGCCATCTATAACCCCCACTCCTCGACTCTGTCCTACAACTGTAGCTGTTGAATGCAAACCCAATGCCAACTAG